A single Kribbella aluminosa DNA region contains:
- the serC gene encoding phosphoserine transaminase, whose protein sequence is MTSEIQIPAELKPTDGRFGAGPSKVRPEAVAALATEGAKLLGTSHRQAPVKNLVKRVQEGVAELFQLPDGYQVVLGNGGSTAFWDVATFGLIREKSQHLSFGEFSSKFAKAAQQAPHLGDPTIVKSEPGTRPIAVAEAGVDLYAWPHNETSTGVMALVKRVEGVDEGALIAIDATSGAGGLPVDINEVDAYYFAPQKCFASDGGLWIAVLSPAALARVEEITASGRWTPAFLDLATAIDNSSKNQTYNTPSLATLFLMAEQTDWINGQGGLKWSVGRTTDSSTRLYTWAEKSEYATPYVTDPDARSLVIGTIDLDDSIDAAAVAKTLRANGIVDTEPYRKLGRNQLRVAMFPAVDPDDVEKLTQAIDYVVENLK, encoded by the coding sequence GTGACCAGCGAAATTCAGATTCCTGCAGAGCTCAAGCCCACCGACGGCCGCTTCGGTGCCGGTCCGTCGAAGGTCCGTCCGGAAGCCGTCGCCGCGCTCGCGACCGAGGGCGCCAAGCTGCTCGGCACCTCCCACCGGCAGGCGCCGGTGAAGAACCTGGTGAAGCGGGTCCAGGAGGGTGTCGCGGAGCTGTTCCAGCTGCCCGACGGGTACCAGGTCGTGCTCGGCAACGGCGGCTCGACCGCGTTCTGGGATGTCGCGACGTTCGGGCTGATCCGGGAGAAGAGCCAGCACCTGAGCTTCGGCGAGTTCTCCTCGAAGTTCGCGAAGGCCGCTCAGCAGGCGCCGCACCTCGGTGACCCGACGATCGTGAAGTCCGAGCCCGGCACCCGCCCGATCGCGGTCGCGGAGGCCGGTGTCGACCTGTACGCGTGGCCGCACAACGAGACCTCCACCGGTGTGATGGCGCTGGTCAAGCGGGTCGAAGGTGTCGACGAAGGTGCGCTGATCGCGATCGACGCCACCTCCGGCGCCGGCGGCCTCCCGGTCGACATCAACGAGGTCGACGCGTACTACTTCGCCCCGCAGAAGTGCTTCGCCTCGGACGGCGGCCTGTGGATCGCGGTCCTGAGCCCGGCGGCGCTCGCGCGCGTCGAGGAGATCACCGCGTCCGGCCGCTGGACCCCGGCGTTCCTGGACCTGGCGACCGCGATCGACAACTCCAGCAAGAACCAGACCTACAACACGCCGTCGCTGGCCACGCTGTTCCTGATGGCCGAGCAGACAGACTGGATCAACGGCCAGGGCGGCCTGAAGTGGAGCGTCGGCCGTACGACGGACTCCAGCACCCGGCTGTACACGTGGGCCGAGAAGTCGGAGTACGCGACGCCGTACGTCACCGACCCGGACGCCCGCTCGCTGGTGATCGGCACGATCGACCTGGACGACTCGATCGACGCCGCCGCGGTCGCCAAGACGCTGCGCGCCAACGGCATCGTCGACACCGAGCCGTACCGCAAGCTCGGCCGCAACCAGCTCCGGGTGGCGATGTTCCCGGCGGTCGACCCGGACGACGTCGAGAAGCTCACCCAGGCCATCGACTACGTCGTCGAAAACCTGAAGTAA
- a CDS encoding phytanoyl-CoA dioxygenase family protein, with translation MSVSYNTSTLREEFDQTGYTLVRGLFSTDEAERLRDHYMQVRQRGPRDHDFAGHTSTDRDPLKRYPRMAQMHRWDEASLQWMIDPRIDQVMTELLGRSPYAVQTMLYFKPAGSRGQALHQDNFYLKADPGTCIAAWMALDEVDVANGCLEVVPGSHRWPILCTEKADTTVSFTDVTVPLPTAEAAVPVEMEPGDVLFFHGALVHGSNPNVTTDRFRRALIGHYIQGEAERVAQYYHPALRMDGTELLLEVAEGGGACGEWTDTPDGPVALLTGTEHTTRKHE, from the coding sequence ATGAGCGTTTCATACAACACCTCCACCCTCCGGGAAGAGTTCGACCAGACCGGGTACACGCTGGTGCGGGGGCTGTTCTCCACGGACGAGGCCGAACGGCTCCGCGACCACTACATGCAGGTCCGGCAGCGCGGTCCGCGCGACCACGACTTCGCCGGCCACACCTCGACCGACCGGGACCCGCTGAAGCGGTACCCGCGGATGGCGCAGATGCACCGCTGGGACGAGGCGTCGCTGCAGTGGATGATCGACCCGCGGATCGACCAGGTGATGACCGAGCTGCTCGGTAGGTCGCCGTACGCGGTCCAGACGATGCTCTACTTCAAGCCCGCCGGTTCGCGCGGGCAGGCGCTGCACCAGGACAACTTCTACCTGAAGGCGGACCCGGGGACCTGCATCGCGGCCTGGATGGCGCTCGACGAGGTCGACGTCGCGAACGGTTGCCTGGAGGTCGTACCGGGCTCGCACCGCTGGCCGATCCTGTGCACCGAGAAGGCCGACACCACGGTCAGCTTCACCGACGTCACGGTCCCGCTGCCGACGGCCGAGGCCGCCGTACCGGTGGAGATGGAGCCGGGCGACGTGCTGTTCTTCCACGGGGCACTCGTCCACGGGAGCAACCCGAACGTCACCACCGACCGGTTCCGGCGGGCGCTGATCGGGCACTACATCCAGGGCGAGGCAGAGCGTGTCGCGCAGTACTACCATCCGGCGCTGCGAATGGACGGGACCGAGCTCCTGCTCGAGGTCGCCGAGGGCGGCGGCGCCTGCGGCGAGTGGACCGACACCCCCGACGGGCCGGTAGCCCTCCTGACGGGCACCGAGCACACCACCCGCAAACACGAATGA
- a CDS encoding AraC family transcriptional regulator, producing the protein MQRIHLEKMSAPTFWRCEPSWSWTSRPLADHLLWCVLDGRGELELAGRRQELHPGVCAVFQPGDEPRATHDPHRRLLVFGMHFETASTAAPDPRWGEVLDREFLGVLARTSDASYRRGDPLGRHQAELCLEQLVALIWDAVHHPGRTVTDSAVDEIARQLRQDPSHDWTVSEMAGRAALSRAQFTRRFIKQFGMSPAQYLIQARIDRAHQLLTESGMTVTATAAALGYTDVPYFSRQYKQRTGRSPSQDR; encoded by the coding sequence GTGCAGCGCATTCACCTCGAGAAGATGTCCGCGCCGACCTTCTGGCGCTGTGAGCCGAGCTGGTCCTGGACGTCGCGGCCGCTCGCCGATCATCTGCTGTGGTGTGTGCTCGACGGACGGGGTGAGCTGGAGCTCGCCGGCCGGCGGCAGGAGCTGCACCCGGGCGTCTGCGCGGTCTTCCAACCCGGCGACGAGCCCCGGGCGACACACGACCCGCACCGGCGTCTGCTGGTCTTCGGCATGCACTTCGAGACGGCCTCCACCGCCGCCCCCGATCCGCGTTGGGGCGAGGTGCTGGACCGTGAGTTCCTCGGCGTCCTCGCCCGGACCAGCGACGCGTCGTACCGCCGGGGTGATCCGCTCGGCCGGCATCAGGCCGAGCTGTGCCTCGAGCAGCTCGTCGCGCTGATCTGGGACGCTGTCCACCACCCTGGCCGGACCGTGACGGACTCCGCCGTCGACGAGATCGCCCGGCAGCTCCGGCAGGACCCGAGCCACGACTGGACCGTCAGCGAGATGGCCGGCCGTGCCGCACTCAGCAGGGCCCAGTTCACCCGGCGCTTCATCAAACAGTTCGGGATGTCACCGGCGCAGTACCTGATCCAGGCGCGGATCGACCGCGCCCACCAGTTGCTCACCGAGAGCGGCATGACCGTCACCGCGACGGCCGCCGCCCTCGGCTACACCGACGTCCCGTACTTCAGCCGCCAGTACAAACAACGCACCGGTCGAAGTCCGAGCCAGGACCGTTAG
- a CDS encoding citrate synthase 2, with amino-acid sequence MSDPRTEVQHGLEGVIAFDTQIAEPDKEGSALRYRGVDIEDLVGRVPFENVWGLLVDGAFTPGLPPAEPFPLPVHTGDIRVDVQSALAMLAPAWGLRPLYDIDDSQAREDLSRAAVMALSYVAQAARGIGHPMVPQREVDKATTITERFMIRWRGEPDPKHVRAVDAYWTSAAEHGMNASTFTARVIASTGADVAAALSGAVGAMSGPLHGGAPARVLTMIEGVERSGDARAYVKGLLDAGERLMGFGHRVYRAEDPRARVLRRTARELAAPRYEVAEALEQAALAELRERRPDRVLETNVEFWAAIVLDFAEVPPPMFTSMFTCARTAGWSAHVLEQKRTGRLIRPSAIYSGPSSRPADSIEGWNPHWA; translated from the coding sequence ATGTCTGATCCGAGGACCGAGGTGCAGCACGGGCTGGAGGGCGTGATCGCGTTCGACACGCAGATCGCCGAGCCGGACAAGGAAGGTTCGGCGCTCCGGTACCGCGGTGTGGACATCGAGGACCTGGTCGGCCGGGTGCCGTTCGAGAACGTCTGGGGCCTGCTGGTCGACGGTGCGTTCACACCCGGCCTGCCGCCGGCCGAGCCGTTCCCGCTGCCGGTGCACACCGGCGACATCCGGGTCGACGTACAGTCCGCGCTGGCGATGCTCGCACCCGCCTGGGGTCTGCGGCCGCTGTACGACATCGACGACAGCCAGGCCCGCGAGGACCTGTCCCGCGCGGCGGTGATGGCGCTGTCGTACGTCGCGCAGGCGGCCCGCGGGATCGGGCATCCGATGGTCCCGCAGCGTGAGGTGGACAAGGCGACCACGATCACCGAGCGGTTCATGATCCGCTGGCGCGGCGAGCCGGACCCGAAGCACGTTCGCGCGGTCGACGCGTACTGGACGTCCGCGGCCGAGCACGGCATGAACGCGTCGACGTTCACCGCGCGGGTGATCGCGTCCACCGGCGCCGATGTCGCCGCGGCGCTGTCGGGTGCGGTCGGCGCGATGTCCGGTCCGCTGCACGGCGGCGCACCGGCCCGGGTGCTGACGATGATCGAAGGCGTCGAGCGTTCCGGCGATGCCCGGGCTTACGTGAAGGGCCTGCTGGACGCGGGCGAACGGCTGATGGGCTTCGGGCACCGCGTGTACCGCGCGGAAGACCCGCGCGCTCGCGTGCTTCGTCGTACGGCGCGTGAACTGGCCGCCCCGCGGTACGAGGTGGCCGAGGCGCTGGAGCAGGCCGCGCTGGCCGAGCTGCGCGAGCGGCGGCCGGACCGGGTGCTGGAGACCAACGTGGAGTTCTGGGCGGCGATCGTGCTGGACTTCGCGGAGGTGCCGCCGCCGATGTTCACGTCGATGTTCACCTGCGCGCGGACCGCGGGCTGGAGCGCCCACGTCCTGGAGCAGAAGCGCACCGGCCGGCTGATCCGCCCGTCCGCGATCTACTCCGGCCCGTCCTCCCGCCCGGCCGACTCGATCGAGGGCTGGAATCCCCACTGGGCCTAA
- the pdxH gene encoding pyridoxamine 5'-phosphate oxidase, with product MDLAEMRETYGLGELLESQVAADPVVQFETWLDQARQAGLAEPNAMVLATADADGRPSARTVLLKRIDERGFVFYTNQQSRKADDLAANPHCALVFPWHAMERQVRVEGTVTKLPTDEVDEYFATRPRGSQLGAWASQQSRPVESREELDLQYESYERQWPEGTEISTPYFWGGYLVAPEAFEFWQGRTGRLHDRLAYRRAGSGSWELVRLQP from the coding sequence GTGGACCTTGCGGAGATGCGGGAGACGTACGGGCTCGGTGAGCTGCTGGAGAGCCAGGTGGCGGCGGACCCCGTCGTACAGTTCGAGACCTGGCTGGACCAGGCGCGGCAGGCAGGCCTGGCCGAGCCGAATGCGATGGTGCTGGCCACGGCCGACGCCGACGGGCGCCCGTCCGCGCGGACGGTACTCCTGAAGCGTATAGACGAGCGTGGCTTCGTGTTCTACACCAACCAGCAGTCCCGCAAGGCAGACGACCTGGCCGCGAACCCGCACTGCGCGCTGGTGTTCCCGTGGCACGCCATGGAGCGTCAGGTCCGAGTCGAAGGGACGGTGACCAAGCTGCCCACCGACGAGGTCGACGAGTACTTCGCTACCCGCCCGCGCGGGTCACAGCTCGGTGCCTGGGCGTCCCAGCAGAGCCGGCCGGTGGAGTCCCGCGAGGAGTTGGACCTCCAGTACGAGTCGTACGAACGGCAGTGGCCGGAGGGCACCGAGATCTCCACGCCGTACTTCTGGGGCGGCTACCTGGTCGCCCCGGAGGCGTTCGAGTTCTGGCAGGGCCGCACCGGCCGGCTGCACGACCGGCTGGCTTACCGCCGCGCTGGCTCCGGCTCCTGGGAACTGGTCCGGCTCCAGCCCTGA
- a CDS encoding MMPL family transporter gives MFETLGHFTYRRRRLVLALTGVFVVLGLAWGTGVFGSLANGGFDAPNTEAANAVKTIEQNVGRTGTDVIVLYRSPTGTVADPAFRQAVEQHLSALPSADVTGVATYWSTKSPAFVSKDQHSTYAVLTLAGATPEDRLTTFHKVSEQLRSQAHGLDTKVGGEVAVFDEVNTQTEHDIVKAETISTPIVLVLLVLVFGGLVAASLPLFVGALAILGAFVLLRGLSAVTDVSIFSINIVTMIGLGLAIDYALFIVTRFREELAHGNDVETALTATMATAGRTVAFSGITVGVAISSLVLFPVMFLKSMAYGGAAAVAIAMIAALTALPALLGVLGHRVNNLRIFKARKASAEHGAWYRLAHSVMRRPVRYVVILVPLLLVLGIPFLSAQLGGVDHRSLPAGATSRTVTETLQRDFPGAGGSDIYAAVRFSSAPTDPSAALAPYVARLQQVRDVESVRLGGYAHGVASVVVHTHYTGQELPARDVVHGVRAVPAPSGTQVQVGGESAGVIDLLHVLKERAPYMAGFIVIVTFILLFVAFGSFVLPLKALVMNVLSLSAAFGAMVWIFQEGHLSGFLDFTPAGFLDATNPVLLFAVLFGLSMDYEVFLLSRIREEYDRTGDNTQAVALGLQRTGGIITSAALLLIIVVAAFSTSGIVFVKMIGVGLVIAIALDATIVRALLVPATMRLLGRANWWAPTPLARWWKSHGFREDDQGWSRTSSQEPEPARR, from the coding sequence GTGTTCGAGACGCTCGGCCACTTCACGTACCGGCGGCGCCGTCTGGTGCTCGCCCTGACCGGGGTCTTCGTGGTGCTCGGGCTCGCCTGGGGCACCGGCGTGTTCGGCTCGCTGGCGAACGGCGGCTTCGACGCGCCGAACACCGAGGCCGCGAACGCGGTCAAGACCATCGAGCAGAACGTCGGCCGGACCGGCACCGACGTGATCGTGCTCTACCGCAGCCCGACCGGGACAGTCGCGGATCCGGCGTTCCGGCAGGCGGTCGAGCAGCACCTGTCCGCGCTGCCGTCCGCCGACGTGACCGGTGTTGCGACGTACTGGAGCACCAAGTCGCCGGCGTTCGTGTCGAAGGACCAGCACAGCACGTACGCCGTACTCACCCTGGCCGGCGCTACGCCGGAAGACCGCCTGACGACGTTCCACAAAGTGTCTGAGCAGCTGCGGTCACAGGCGCACGGGCTCGACACCAAGGTCGGCGGCGAGGTCGCGGTGTTCGACGAGGTGAACACGCAGACCGAGCACGACATCGTGAAGGCCGAGACGATCTCGACGCCGATCGTGCTCGTGCTGCTGGTCCTGGTCTTCGGCGGTCTGGTCGCCGCGTCGCTGCCGCTGTTCGTCGGCGCGCTGGCGATCCTCGGCGCGTTCGTCCTGCTGCGTGGGCTGTCCGCGGTCACCGACGTCTCGATCTTCTCGATCAACATCGTCACGATGATCGGGCTCGGGCTGGCCATCGACTACGCGTTGTTCATCGTCACCCGGTTCCGCGAAGAGCTTGCGCACGGCAACGATGTCGAGACCGCGCTGACCGCGACGATGGCCACCGCGGGCCGGACCGTGGCGTTCTCCGGGATCACCGTCGGCGTCGCGATCAGCAGCCTGGTGCTGTTCCCGGTGATGTTCCTGAAGTCGATGGCGTACGGCGGTGCGGCCGCCGTCGCGATCGCGATGATCGCGGCTCTCACCGCACTACCGGCGCTGCTCGGGGTGCTGGGGCACCGGGTGAACAATCTGCGGATCTTCAAAGCCCGTAAGGCTTCTGCCGAGCATGGCGCGTGGTACCGGCTCGCGCACAGCGTGATGCGGCGGCCGGTGCGGTACGTCGTCATCCTCGTCCCGCTGCTGCTCGTGCTGGGCATCCCGTTCCTGAGCGCACAGCTCGGCGGGGTCGACCACAGGTCGTTGCCGGCCGGTGCGACCTCGCGGACCGTGACGGAGACGCTGCAGCGGGACTTCCCGGGTGCGGGCGGGTCGGACATCTACGCGGCAGTGCGGTTCTCCTCTGCTCCGACCGACCCGTCTGCGGCGTTGGCGCCGTACGTCGCTCGACTGCAGCAGGTGCGGGACGTGGAGAGCGTGCGGCTCGGTGGGTATGCGCACGGCGTCGCGTCGGTCGTCGTACACACGCACTACACCGGGCAGGAGTTGCCGGCGCGGGATGTCGTCCACGGGGTGCGTGCGGTGCCGGCGCCGTCGGGTACGCAGGTCCAGGTGGGTGGAGAGAGCGCGGGGGTGATCGATCTGCTGCACGTGTTGAAGGAGCGCGCGCCGTACATGGCCGGGTTCATCGTGATCGTCACGTTCATCCTGCTGTTCGTTGCCTTCGGCTCCTTTGTGTTGCCGTTGAAGGCCTTGGTGATGAACGTGCTGTCGCTGTCCGCGGCGTTCGGGGCGATGGTGTGGATCTTCCAGGAGGGACACCTGTCCGGGTTCCTGGACTTCACGCCGGCCGGGTTCCTCGACGCGACCAACCCGGTGCTGCTGTTCGCCGTACTGTTCGGGCTGTCGATGGACTACGAGGTGTTCCTGCTCAGCCGGATCCGGGAGGAGTACGACCGGACCGGCGACAACACCCAGGCGGTCGCGCTCGGGCTGCAGCGGACCGGCGGGATCATCACCAGTGCGGCGTTGCTGCTGATCATCGTGGTGGCGGCGTTCTCCACCTCGGGCATCGTGTTCGTCAAGATGATCGGCGTCGGGCTGGTGATCGCGATCGCGCTGGACGCGACCATAGTTCGGGCATTGCTGGTCCCCGCGACGATGCGGCTGCTCGGCCGCGCGAACTGGTGGGCGCCGACGCCGCTGGCGCGCTGGTGGAAGTCACACGGCTTCCGGGAGGACGATCAGGGCTGGAGCCGGACCAGTTCCCAGGAGCCGGAGCCAGCGCGGCGGTAA
- a CDS encoding TetR/AcrR family transcriptional regulator, translated as MVSRDRRRAATLAEIKAAARRLLVSGGTPAVGLRAVARELGLTPPALYRYFPSHEALISALIADLYDELTTALLSLQTGDIDLSNRLFLLANGLRDWALAHPAEFGLVFGTAVPNPEDDEHEVTPGHQAAMRFGGLFKELVAQIWHQKPFPHPTDEQLGTVLVEQLTAESEHFHGMPAGAIYLSLNYWTRLYGLICMEVFGQLHWVLPDAAAYFEAQLFEIGQALGLDCPEPR; from the coding sequence GTGGTGAGCCGGGACCGGCGGCGGGCGGCAACGCTGGCGGAGATCAAGGCGGCCGCCCGCCGGCTGCTGGTCTCCGGCGGTACGCCGGCGGTCGGCCTGCGCGCGGTCGCCCGCGAGCTCGGCCTCACCCCGCCCGCGCTGTACCGGTACTTCCCGAGCCACGAGGCGCTGATCAGCGCGCTGATCGCCGATCTGTACGACGAGCTCACGACCGCGCTGCTGAGCCTGCAGACCGGCGACATCGACCTGAGCAACCGGCTCTTCCTGCTCGCGAACGGACTCCGGGACTGGGCGCTCGCCCATCCGGCGGAGTTCGGGCTGGTGTTCGGCACCGCCGTACCGAATCCGGAGGACGACGAGCACGAGGTGACGCCCGGGCATCAGGCGGCGATGCGGTTCGGGGGGTTGTTCAAGGAACTGGTCGCGCAGATCTGGCACCAGAAGCCGTTCCCGCATCCGACCGACGAGCAGCTCGGGACCGTCCTGGTCGAGCAGCTGACCGCCGAGTCGGAGCACTTCCACGGGATGCCGGCCGGCGCGATCTACCTGTCGCTGAACTACTGGACCAGGCTCTACGGGCTGATCTGCATGGAGGTCTTCGGCCAGCTGCACTGGGTGCTTCCGGATGCCGCCGCGTACTTCGAGGCACAGCTCTTCGAGATCGGCCAGGCGCTCGGCCTGGACTGCCCGGAACCACGGTAA
- a CDS encoding TetR/AcrR family transcriptional regulator: METPVETTRERLLNVAEQRFGEGGYEGTSLRAITVAAAANIAAVNYHFGSKEALLRAAVARAMAPVNAERRRRLDQLETAGEPTPEELIRAFVEPGLELVLRRGERGAVVARFIGRIAFDPSRRIRELYAAESDPVESRYLAALRRALPQASPDAVAFGYLNMQGLLALHQSQALSPAPGAEAPGNLAERLVTFLVAAFHHGLGS, from the coding sequence GTGGAAACACCGGTCGAAACGACCAGGGAAAGGTTGCTCAACGTCGCCGAGCAACGGTTCGGCGAAGGGGGCTACGAGGGGACGTCGCTGCGGGCCATCACGGTCGCGGCGGCCGCGAACATCGCGGCGGTGAACTACCACTTCGGTTCCAAGGAAGCGTTGCTGCGCGCGGCCGTGGCCCGCGCGATGGCGCCGGTCAACGCCGAACGGCGGCGCCGGCTGGACCAGTTGGAGACGGCCGGCGAGCCGACGCCGGAGGAACTCATCCGGGCCTTCGTCGAGCCCGGTCTGGAGCTGGTACTGCGGCGTGGCGAGCGCGGCGCGGTGGTCGCGCGGTTCATCGGGCGGATCGCGTTCGACCCGAGCCGGCGGATCCGGGAGCTGTACGCGGCCGAGTCGGACCCGGTCGAGAGCAGGTACCTGGCGGCGCTGCGACGGGCGCTCCCGCAGGCGTCGCCGGACGCGGTCGCCTTCGGGTACCTGAACATGCAAGGCCTGCTCGCGCTGCATCAGTCCCAGGCGCTGTCTCCGGCGCCCGGTGCAGAGGCCCCGGGCAACCTCGCCGAGAGGCTGGTGACATTCCTGGTGGCGGCCTTTCACCACGGCCTCGGCTCGTAG
- a CDS encoding ROK family protein: MDPCEVVVAVDLGGTRMKCGLVAADGAVLHRETRPTPRADARDGGRAVLDALLETVIELGQKATAEGHRVRAIGVVVPGVIDAEHGTVGAENLEWVGTPVLAELTAAVGANVPIVLAHDVRAGGYAEFRQGALAGTTNSMFLPLGTGIAAAMIVDGSLVSGDGYAGELGHSKFIHGDAAELCACGQWGCLETVASAAALARRYAARTGRTVDGAREVMELLASGDPDAALVWQDALTALVDALVLYTTLVAPTRIAIGGGLIGAGETLLQPLREGVHARLTFQREPEIVAAVLGEEAGMLGAAQMAWDRAHEEETV, encoded by the coding sequence GTGGACCCCTGTGAAGTCGTGGTTGCCGTCGACCTCGGTGGAACCCGGATGAAGTGCGGCCTGGTCGCCGCCGACGGTGCGGTGCTGCACCGCGAGACCAGGCCGACGCCCCGGGCCGATGCCCGCGACGGCGGCCGCGCCGTGCTCGACGCGCTGCTGGAGACCGTCATAGAGCTCGGTCAGAAGGCGACCGCCGAGGGGCACCGGGTGCGCGCGATCGGCGTCGTCGTACCGGGCGTGATCGACGCCGAGCACGGCACCGTCGGCGCCGAGAACCTGGAGTGGGTCGGTACGCCGGTCCTCGCCGAGCTGACGGCCGCGGTCGGCGCGAACGTCCCGATCGTGCTGGCCCATGACGTCCGCGCCGGCGGGTACGCCGAGTTCCGCCAGGGCGCCCTGGCCGGCACCACGAACTCGATGTTCCTCCCGCTCGGCACCGGGATCGCGGCCGCGATGATCGTCGACGGATCGCTGGTCAGCGGCGACGGGTACGCCGGTGAGCTCGGTCACTCGAAGTTCATCCACGGCGACGCCGCCGAGTTGTGCGCCTGCGGCCAGTGGGGCTGTCTGGAGACCGTCGCGTCCGCGGCGGCGCTGGCCCGGCGGTACGCCGCACGGACCGGGCGGACCGTGGACGGCGCCCGCGAGGTGATGGAGCTGCTCGCGTCCGGTGACCCGGATGCCGCCCTGGTCTGGCAGGACGCACTGACCGCGCTGGTCGACGCTTTGGTCCTCTACACGACACTGGTCGCACCGACCCGGATCGCGATCGGCGGCGGTCTGATCGGTGCCGGTGAAACGCTGCTGCAGCCGTTGCGCGAAGGTGTGCATGCGCGGCTGACGTTCCAGCGCGAGCCGGAGATCGTGGCGGCGGTGCTCGGCGAGGAGGCCGGAATGCTCGGCGCCGCGCAGATGGCCTGGGACCGCGCGCATGAGGAGGAGACGGTATGA
- the nagA gene encoding N-acetylglucosamine-6-phosphate deacetylase — translation MTTYRVGRVVTPDDVLENAWIQVDGEDIRSFGRRSEGMPADGKRPEDLGDVTVVPGFVDIHTHGGGGSTYSTTDPEEARKVAAFHAKHGTTTTMASLVTASLDDLVAQTACLADLITDGVVAGVHLEGPFLSEARCGAHEPSLLRPPLKDDVAQVLSDAVKMVTIAPELENGLDAIRQVVDAGAVAALGHTDATYEQMVAGADAGATVATHLFNGMRPFHHRDPGPVGAALNDERLLLEVINDGMHLDPQVVRVALAAAGVNRIALITDAMVATGMPNGRYMLGSLEVDVKDGLATLAHGSHSIAGSTLTMDVAFRNAVKSGVSLVDASRMASTTPAQTFGWYDVGSIETGKRADLVLLDSEYAVQKVMRAGSWLD, via the coding sequence ATGACGACGTACCGGGTGGGCCGGGTGGTGACGCCGGACGACGTTCTGGAGAACGCCTGGATCCAGGTGGACGGCGAGGACATCCGGTCGTTCGGCCGGCGCTCCGAGGGGATGCCGGCCGACGGCAAGCGGCCCGAGGACCTCGGCGACGTGACCGTCGTACCGGGCTTCGTCGACATCCACACGCACGGCGGCGGCGGGTCGACGTACTCGACGACCGACCCCGAGGAGGCGCGCAAGGTCGCGGCCTTTCACGCCAAGCACGGTACGACGACCACGATGGCGAGCCTGGTGACCGCGTCGCTCGACGACCTGGTCGCGCAGACCGCGTGTCTCGCGGACCTGATCACCGACGGCGTGGTCGCGGGCGTCCATCTCGAAGGACCGTTCCTGTCCGAGGCGCGCTGCGGTGCGCACGAGCCGTCGCTGCTGCGGCCGCCGCTCAAGGACGACGTCGCGCAGGTGCTCAGCGACGCGGTCAAGATGGTGACGATCGCGCCGGAGCTGGAGAACGGGCTGGACGCGATCCGCCAGGTGGTCGACGCGGGCGCGGTCGCGGCGCTCGGGCACACGGACGCGACGTACGAGCAGATGGTCGCCGGCGCGGATGCCGGTGCCACCGTCGCGACACACCTGTTCAACGGGATGCGGCCGTTCCACCACCGCGACCCCGGTCCGGTGGGTGCCGCGCTGAACGACGAGCGGCTGCTGCTCGAGGTGATCAACGACGGCATGCACCTGGACCCGCAGGTGGTCCGGGTCGCGCTGGCGGCGGCCGGGGTGAACCGGATCGCGCTGATCACCGACGCGATGGTCGCGACCGGCATGCCGAACGGGCGGTACATGCTCGGCAGCCTCGAGGTCGACGTCAAGGACGGCCTCGCGACGCTCGCACACGGCAGCCACTCGATCGCGGGGTCCACGCTCACCATGGACGTCGCGTTCCGGAACGCGGTGAAGTCCGGCGTCTCGCTGGTGGACGCGTCGCGGATGGCGTCGACGACTCCGGCGCAGACGTTCGGCTGGTACGACGTGGGCTCGATCGAGACCGGCAAGCGGGCGGACCTGGTGCTGCTGGACTCCGAGTACGCCGTCCAGAAGGTGATGCGGGCGGGTTCGTGGCTGGACTGA